DNA from Trueperaceae bacterium:
TGGCCCAGGCGACGTGGAAGAGCGGCTCGAACCTGAGTAGGTCGAGGATCGCCTGGAGGAAGTAGGTAAGTCCCTCTAACACTTTTCAGACTCCATCTAAGGCAGCCGGACCAGGAAGATCTGTTCGAATATGTAGCTCACCGCGAGGCCTGCCAGCAGACCCTCGACGAGGGCGAAGCCCAGAAGACGGTAGCGCTTGCCAGGCGGATTCCGCGGGTTCCACTCGAATATCGCCACGGAGAGGCTCACGAATATAAAGGTCGCCATCCAGAAGGGCAGCCAGCCCACCAGTCCGCCGGCGTACCCGATGCTGAGGACAGCCATCGTGATGAGCCTGGACCAGGCGGCCGGTGTTCCTTCCTCGACGCTTTCGGCTTCGAGGTTCCTCGACTCGTGCGGCTTCCGAGCGAGCAGTGAGCGCACGAGCAGGATCAAGCCACACAGCGCGAGGATGATGCCGAGAGCTCCCGGCACGAGGCCGGGAGCCGTCAGCATGGTTCCTCCGCGTTGTTCGAACACCGGCATCCGCAGCGATTCGAACACCACGGCGCCACTGAAGACGATGAGGACGAGGGCGGTGTAGAAGTCCTGTCTAGAGGTCACTTGCCTCTACACCGCCGGCGAGCAGCGAACGGGAGGAGGTGAGTCACGAGAGTTGCCGCCGCCTCACTCGGGCCGCGGGATACCCACTTCGCTCGGCTCGATTACTGCCTTGCCGCCGTCGTAGAGCGTCCACGCCTGGTGAGCGATGCTGGAGAGCGAGTCCTGGTAGGCCTCCTCGCCGTAGATCGGGGTGAACAGCGCGCCGCGCGACTGCGCATAGTTGCGGAGCGCTTCGCTGTCCTGGATGCGGTTCTCCCAGACCATGTTCATGGTTTCGACCACTTCGTCGGGTATGCCCTTGGGCGCCCAGATCCCGAAGTAGTTCATGGGGATCTGCATGTCGGGCAGCCAGTTGGTGATGGGCGGTATCTCGCCGTAGCCTTCGATGACCAGCGGCTGATCGCTGTAAGCGGCCAGAGGCCGGATGCGCTTCCCGCGGATCATCTCGGCTTGCTCCACGGCGAGCTGGGTGGTGATGTCGGTCTCACCGGCGACGGTGGCGATGACCGCCGGGTTGCCGCCGTCGTAGGGCACGTGGCGGTACTCGAGGTCCGCCGCCTGGGCGATCTGCTCCATCACGGTGTGACCGGCCGAGGAGAGACCGGCCGTCGCGACGGAGATCTCGCCGGGGTTCTCGCGCATCGCTTCGAGCAGGTCGCCGAAGTCCTCGTATGGGGTGCGGGGGTTGGCGCCCACCACGCCGGTGTTGGCGACGGCGAAGTAGAGGTGCCAGTCGGCGGCCGAGGTATCGAGCATGCCCAGGACCGGATAGGTGCCCACGTCACGGATGGCGCCGGCGGCCCAGGTGTAGCCGTCCTTGGGCGCGTTGAGGGCGTTGGCCGTGCCTATCGAACCGGAAGCCCCCGGCTGATTGACGACGACAACGCTGACGCCGAGTTCATCCTCGATCTCGCCGGCGACGATGCGGGTCATCTGATCGGTGGAACCACCGGCCGCCCACGGGACGATGATGGTGATCGGTTGGGTGGGTTGCCAGGGGTACTCGCCCTGGGCCATGGCCACTGCCATGACCGTGGTCAGCAGGAGCGCGGTGATGCTGAGCAGGAGTCGCTTCACTAGTTCTTCCTCCAGGTCGTGCGGTCTAACTTCTTTCGGCTTCGGGCGCACTTCCCAGCGGGGTCGACCGACCCCGGCAGAGAGTCCACCAACGACACGGCGATCGTCACCTCGCGGTTCCTGCCTCCTTTCACCCTCGCGCGCCCCGAGCGCCAGCGGCGCTGGGCGGCCGAACAGCGTCGCGACAACTGCGAGCCGAGCGATCATGCAACGGATGTAAGGGGATCCGGTTGCGGTCGTTCACTCGTTACTCCTTGCCGTGACGCGCTGTCCTCTGTTGCGTCTCGGTCCGCCCAGGTGGGACACGAATTTGTATTGCCCTGAAAAAAATATCACCGGCTCGGGCCATGTGTCAATCATGAGAATCGCCTCCAGCACGAGTCAATCAGGGCTTCTTGCCGTCCTGGCGGGGCCCCTGGAGTGGCTTCATGAACCGAGTCGGGCGGCGCTCAGGTGACCAGCGCCCGACGCAGCAGCGAATCGCGGGCGATCGTCCGACCGAGTCCGACCGCGCCGAGGAGCGAGGCCTCTCTGCCCAGTTCCGTGCTCACAACCCGGGGCGCCACGGGTACCGATTCTTCGAGCTTCTCGCGGATCCGCTGGAGCCAGGAAGAGGAGTAACGGCCCACGCCGCCGCCCAGGACGATCATCCGCGGGTTCAGCGTGACCACAACGGCCACCAGAGCTTGGCCCAGGACGTCGCTCACGAGCCGACCGACATGGGCGTCTGCGGCCGGCCGCCTGGCGAGATAGGCGAACACCTCGCCCTCGGGGGGCCGCACGCCCGCTTTGGCCGCATACTCCTCCAGCGCCCGCCTGCCGATCACCCGCTCCAGCGCTACGACCTCCCCGTCAGCGAAAACGGGCAGATAACCGACCTCGCCGGCCCAGCCCAGCGTCCCCCTATGGAGGGTACCGCCCACCAGCGCGCTGCCGCCCACGCCCGAGCCCAGGCTCAGGTAGAAGAAGTCGTCGACCCCGCGAGCGGCGCCATGCTCCCACTCGCCCAGCGCCGCCAGGTTCACGTCGTTGTCTACC
Protein-coding regions in this window:
- a CDS encoding tripartite tricarboxylate transporter TctB family protein; this translates as MTSRQDFYTALVLIVFSGAVVFESLRMPVFEQRGGTMLTAPGLVPGALGIILALCGLILLVRSLLARKPHESRNLEAESVEEGTPAAWSRLITMAVLSIGYAGGLVGWLPFWMATFIFVSLSVAIFEWNPRNPPGKRYRLLGFALVEGLLAGLAVSYIFEQIFLVRLP
- a CDS encoding tripartite tricarboxylate transporter substrate binding protein, which gives rise to MKRLLLSITALLLTTVMAVAMAQGEYPWQPTQPITIIVPWAAGGSTDQMTRIVAGEIEDELGVSVVVVNQPGASGSIGTANALNAPKDGYTWAAGAIRDVGTYPVLGMLDTSAADWHLYFAVANTGVVGANPRTPYEDFGDLLEAMRENPGEISVATAGLSSAGHTVMEQIAQAADLEYRHVPYDGGNPAVIATVAGETDITTQLAVEQAEMIRGKRIRPLAAYSDQPLVIEGYGEIPPITNWLPDMQIPMNYFGIWAPKGIPDEVVETMNMVWENRIQDSEALRNYAQSRGALFTPIYGEEAYQDSLSSIAHQAWTLYDGGKAVIEPSEVGIPRPE